TGCAGTGGCGAAGGAAGACTCTGATTTCCTGCTCTTTTTGACGGTTAATGATGCCTGCTGATTTGTTGTTTTGATATTGGATGATTCGTAATGTTTGTTCATGGCTTTCATCGACGGCGACGATGAAGCAACGGCTCATGTTGTCTTCGTAGATTTCGCCTCTGGTGGTGGCTGAGAGTGATGCTATCGGGCCGTAAACGGTCTTGACAAAGCCTGTGATTTCTCCTGTGCGTTCATTTTTGCCACTGGTACTGCTGGATATCATGCCTTTGGATTGTAGTTCTCTGAATGCAAGCTCTGCTTTTTCTTCCAAGCCGTCGTAATCCTCGATGCCGATGAGCTTGTTTTTGAGTTCGTTCTGGCCATAATTGTACAGACTGCTTTCAGTAACTCTGGTCAGGCTGATCATGTCTTCTTCGGGCATGAAGTCCATTATTGTAGCCAACAGGTGTGTCTTGCCACTTCCGGAGCTTCCTTGGATGAGGGCATGCAAAGTCTCAGGCATCTTGTAGCTGGAAGCGATGCCGAAGAGAAAGAGACGGTTGTTTTCTTCTCCCACGACTCCGCTTTTGCCGATAAGTTCATTGATTCTTTGCATCAGGTTGGGCTTGCTGAGGAAGTCCATGCAGGCGGATCTGGTGTTGCTTGGGATGTCTACGGGTTTGTTTTCCTGCTGGTCTTCAGGGTTTTGGCTTTCTCGGTATTCATCAAGCAGATCTACTAATTGGCTCAAGTCGCTTTCGATGAGGTCGGGACGCAAATGGAGCTTCTCGCCTGCTTCACGGCTGACTTTTTCGGTTTGCTTGTCTTCGTATAGGTCGAGCTTGCTGCGGCTTTTTTTGGTGGTTCCGGGGTTTTCGATGACCAAGGTGACCTTGAGGCTATCGAGGTCTGTGCGGAGGCCTCCTTTGATGGAGTAGATGGCGGTGGGGGTGGTGAAGAGCAAGCTGTGTGGGTTGTCTACTTGGAGAGATGGGATGGATACTTCTGAGCTATCTGATGCGGGGCGCACAAGATCTTGTGCGCTTACGATGGAGATATCATCGGGCATGGCGGATATATCTGGCATATCGATATCGGATCTGCCATCAGATATAGATGGATGATCGGATGCAGGGTGCACAATATCTTGTGCGCTTACATCGGGCAAGGCAAGCCTGGCCCGTGGGATGCGGGCATCGAGCAGATGGGTGAAGATCGCAGTGTCGTCGTGGCTGATGAGGAGGCTGTTGATGTCTTCGTCGTCAGGGGTGTCCACGGATGATATTTTTGTGTTGGGTAGCAGGTTTGTGAGTTCTTGGCTGTATTTTTCAGTGGCTTTTTTGCCGGCTTGGTCGCCGTCGAGGAAGAGGATGATTTCTTCGAGGGACGACAAGTTTTTGAGTGCTGTTTTGTGTTCTTCCGTCATGCCGTTGGTGCCGTAGAGTGCCAGCAGGCTGTATTTTGCTGTGATCTCGGGGAGCTGGAGCAGGCTGGCGGTGTCGATGATGGATTCGCAGAGGATGATCTTTTTGGTGTCTGCGGATGGGTAGCAGGGATAGAGGCCTTGGCGGTTTTTTAGATAAAAATGCTTGGGGGATGATGAGGGCATCGCAGGGCTCTTGACACTTTGGGATGTAGCCGATACAGGGCGCACAAGATCTTGTGCGCTTACGACAGGATCTGCGTATCTGAAGTAGAGGGAGATGATGTTGCCTTGGTGGTCTTTGAGGGGGAAGCAGAGGCTGTTTTTGGCGAAGATGCTGTA
The Aureibacter tunicatorum DNA segment above includes these coding regions:
- a CDS encoding toprim domain-containing protein is translated as MIQGEITKPAHTRESILARTFLYFRNGLQSSKTAKEYLSHRGLDKDMLEIGYNSGQFHHGKRKDESLIQKYLELGLLIDKNLTSSKGGKAYSIFAKNSLCFPLKDHQGNIISLYFRYADPVVSAQDLVRPVSATSQSVKSPAMPSSSPKHFYLKNRQGLYPCYPSADTKKIILCESIIDTASLLQLPEITAKYSLLALYGTNGMTEEHKTALKNLSSLEEIILFLDGDQAGKKATEKYSQELTNLLPNTKISSVDTPDDEDINSLLISHDDTAIFTHLLDARIPRARLALPDVSAQDIVHPASDHPSISDGRSDIDMPDISAMPDDISIVSAQDLVRPASDSSEVSIPSLQVDNPHSLLFTTPTAIYSIKGGLRTDLDSLKVTLVIENPGTTKKSRSKLDLYEDKQTEKVSREAGEKLHLRPDLIESDLSQLVDLLDEYRESQNPEDQQENKPVDIPSNTRSACMDFLSKPNLMQRINELIGKSGVVGEENNRLFLFGIASSYKMPETLHALIQGSSGSGKTHLLATIMDFMPEEDMISLTRVTESSLYNYGQNELKNKLIGIEDYDGLEEKAELAFRELQSKGMISSSTSGKNERTGEITGFVKTVYGPIASLSATTRGEIYEDNMSRCFIVAVDESHEQTLRIIQYQNNKSAGIINRQKEQEIRVFLRHCMRLLKPYDVVNRFANQIELPREAHKIRRLNDLFQSYVRQITLLNQYQRQKDDQGRLLTAKEDLQTAIEIMFDSIILKVDELDGSLRDFYEKLKEYVLNKGKDYEFEQREIRQKFRISKSQMQRHFINLMELEYITKSNIGIRNTYRYKISYWDNMELVKDKIKGNLYKQLNKL